The Arachis duranensis cultivar V14167 chromosome 9, aradu.V14167.gnm2.J7QH, whole genome shotgun sequence genomic sequence GTAAGCATCTTCTTTATACAAAAGAATTAAATCTACCTTtatgaagaggaaactaagttTATGTGGCTGTTACAGGCATTGGTAATTGATGGGAAGCTTCAAAGTGCTGAGACAGATGAATTCATCTACCATGAATGTCTTGTTCATCCACCACTCCTTCACCATCCTAAGTAACTCCCTCCTATATGCTCTTTAAGAATCTTATTTTATTCCCAATCCCATGTGATTTACCTAGAACTTTTATTCATTCAGCCCAAAGAATGTTTTTATTATGGGGGGAGGAGAGGGATCCACTGCAAGGGAATTGCTCAGGCATAATACCATTGACACAGTTATAATGTGTGATATAGATGAGGTAAATTAATGTCTCCTAAGTTGGATAATATACATTCCATGGAGCTATATTAtcaaaattcatttcttcaaaGCTTTTATTTATTGATCAGGAGGTGGTAGACTTCTGCAAATCATACTTAGTGGCAAACAGGGAAGCATTCCATGATCCGAGACTTAAGGTCATCATCAATGATGCCAGGTCTGTTAATCAAAATTATAACTTATGATTCTTGAATTTACCAAGTTCTAATAGGTATCAGCCATGAATGCAAAAATTGTGATAAATTTTACTGCAATGTGTCATTATATGAAGGGCCGAGCTAGAAAGCAGAGAAGAGAGGTATGATGTGATAATTGGGGACTTGGCAGACCCAATTGATGGAGGCCCTTGTTATAAACTCTACACCAAGTCCTTCTATGATTGCACTGTCAAGCCTAGACTGAAGCAGGGTGGCATATTTGTAACACAGGTATTATAAGACCAGTGTACATAACATGAATCAAACACTTATTAGAGGAAACAAAACTAAAGTAACATTTCTACATTGTTGTTATACTTCAGGCAGGACCAGCTGGAATATTCAGCCACACTGAGGTGTTTTCATCTATCTACAACACCTTGAGACAGGTTTTTAAGTGTAAGAAATCTTCCAGGACATTCGAAAGATTTCCCTTTTTAGATATGGTCCTTTCTTTTTGTTGCATTTGATACCCAGTTATAGTAAATCAATCACGTTTCCTATTGTTTGCAGATGTTGTGCCTTATTCAGCTCACATACCATCCTATGCTGATATTTGGGGCTGGGTCATGGTAAACATCTTTCTTTATAAGACTCGAGACAAATTGGCATGCAATATCATAGAATGAAATAGATGAGTTGATGCtgacttttttcttttcttgggtTCTGTTGGAATACAATAGGCCTCAGATTCTCCAATAGATCTGAGTGTGGAAGAGCTAGACAACAGAATGAGACAAAGAATTAAAGGGGAAAATAGATATCTGGACGGCAGAACATTCTCTTCAGCATCAACATTGAGCAAAGTTGTTCGTAAATCGTAAGTGAAATGCTAACCTATGACAAGAAGTTTTCCCAATCTCATATACTAGTGTTGACAGACATAAATGTTTTACTATTGGCAGGTTGGACAATGAAACTCATGTATATACAGAGGAAGCTGCAAGGTTCATACATGGCCATGGCAAGCAAGCTTAATTAACCAAGCTTGACAAGTATCACAACACATAAAGAAAAGGAAGATAAGACACAACGCAAGTGAAAAGACTCTGAGTTTTTCTTTGATTCtatgtattttctttttgttagcttctttttccttttggtgTGTAGTTCCCCAAAAAGgctcatatatatttatatatgaatgAGCGAAAAGTGGTTTCTATTTTGTGCTTTTGTGTATGAGCATGTCAACGATTATGCTAATACTCTAAATGCAAAAAAACTAAAGTCAACTACTTAACAAAAGAAGAAGGATCATTACTAGTATATCTCAAGTTTGGAATCAAAACCATTACATGATGTATTATTGTACAAGTTCCAACAAATCAATGAAGTGCTAACATGATAATGTTAAGCCTATTAACATATAGATTTCACATATACTCTAGTCTTGGCATAAACAATTACATTTAAATACTAAGCTGAAAAACAATCATCTTTTACAACCCAATAAGAGAAGGGATCCTGGCAAACAGGGAAATTCTTACTACTTAGATAGAAACACTGTTGGGGATTCCCTTTCCAGTGAGACCACCCTCCCTTGAATAATCTGAGGTATTTGGATACAACAAGGTATAAGGCATCTGCACTGGACCGTTCCTGTTCTTCAATCTCTTGTCCTTGTTCCTTTCCATGATATTGTTCTCAATCTCTATGAGCTTCTGTTTGAATCTCTCAAATGCTGCTAATGGTTCAGCATCACAAGTCCAGTAAGGATTCTCTCTTTGCCCAAGATAAACCTCTTCTGTTGAATGTCTTGACAGAACTTCAATCAGTGACACACCAAGCAATGTTTGAAACTGTGCTGTGATTNNNNNNNNNNNNNNNNCTCAAGCTCTTTGTACTCCGGTGTCCCTGGCTCTGGCATGAATCTGCGGCTCACCGTGGGCCGGTTAGGGAGGTATCCGGCATAAGGGTACTGTCCAAAATTCACTGCCGCATGATATGCAGAAGCTATCCATATGATGGTGGTGCATGATTGAATGAGTTCATCTTTAGTCTTCATCTCTGGCCACCATGACCTGTCTTTCAAGTCACCATGACCCTTATAGCGGACTTCTTTCCACCAAGATTGGACTTCAGTGTCATTCTCAACCATCTCATCAGATTTGTAGTAGAAATTGCAGTATTCAGTCACCCAAGTTTCAATGGCATCCCAGATTTCTAAGCCATCCACAGCAAACGGGTAATCCTCTATCATGAGTTTAAGTCCATGAGGGCTGCTTGAATCTGGAACCGCCATCCCTCTAAAATTCAGCAATAACAGAATTACAATTTGGTTATGATCATATAAATCATTTTCTGGTATGAAGTTTTTTGAAAACTCACCTCTTNNNNNNNNNNNNNNNNNNNNNNNNNNNNNNNNNNNGCTTGCTCTGTGAAAACCCAACTCTTGTATATAACAGCTGACATTTCCAAGGCGAATTTACCGGGAAAAACTGTTCTCTCTAGCACCCCTCCGGCATTAATGAGAGTGTGTCTAGCTAAGGCATTTATATGCATTGTGTCTCTAAAGTGTGGCTGCAAAAGCTTATGTATTGGGTGAAGAACACTTAATTGTCTGTTTGTGGCAATTATGAATGGTTCAATCACTGCATGAGTGAATAACCTACAAATAATGAGCTTGGCTTAATGGCTTTCTTGTTATTTAGTCATCATTATTGGGAAccataaaagaaaacaagaagatTAATGAATGAAGTTTCAAATAGTCTCATACCAATGACTAACTAGTTGATGGTATCCTGAATCATTGACAGCAACATAAGCTTTGGCCAGTTGCCAAACAGTAGCCGGTACTCCTTCTTTTTGGGGAGTAAAAACTTTGCTAACTGCTCCATGTTGGTCCCCTTGTGGGTGTGGCAAGCTCAGTTCAATAGCCAATGGTTTCAATGTACCATCATTTTGTAGAAACAAGAGTGTTCTTGTGGCATAAGTCTTTGTGGTTGTAGAATTTATTCGAGTTAAGTATGGCATCAATGCATCATGGTGATCGAGTATATACAACTTCTTGTTTTCAAGCGCCTATAAAAGaatgatcaaaatcaaataCACAGAGCATTTCAATATGGATTAGGTGTTGCTTCTTCAAGTAGGACacattttaagaatatttaaaagaaaatgttttgCTAAAACGAGACACACACTAAATACAATGCAAGACGAAAGAAGTAGTTAGTACCTCATCTATAGTGAGTCCATCCAAACTGTTTTCTAAGTGCTTTGCTTTGATGGTACTATTTTGATCTCCATAGATTTCAGGGTCCAACTTGCTCACCGGGGGAAATTCCTGCAGATGTAAAtcactttctattttttaataccAAAAGGTTTCTAATGATATCCAAACCAAGAATACAACTACATATAAGATGAAAACTCACGTGCAATTGcatgtaaagttgatagttaaaatcattaaactataatttagtcgaatttatcaaattatctaacgatttttaaatatcaactcCACGTGTAGTCATCTGTATATATAAATGGTTGTTGCATAGTACCTGGAGACGACGAATGATGACAGGGTTAACACCGGCAAGCATTTCTCTGGCAAATTCTTCATCGGTTCTCCATGCAGTCTTGCTAGCTGCATTATTTGTAGTTCGTTAAAGCTTAGTTCATAATAATCAAAGACAGGAATGGATAAGCATGCATATGCAAGCAAGCAAGCATTACCTTTGATGACATCAGGTACTGGGAATTTGAGGAACCTCTCACCATCATTCCTAACAAGTTCTCTAAACAGTTCATATGGAATGAGGTTTCGAAGTTGAGAAGCGACACCTGGACTGGGCAGCTTAAGGCTTCCCTCGTAaatatcaagaacatcttgGAAAGTGTCAAACTCGTTAATGGTTTTATCGCAGAGAGATCTGATCTCAGGAAGAAGAACTTGAGCAATGGATTTGAGAGAATAAGCTAGAAAATCAGAGAATTTGAGGTGACCAAAGCGTTCATCTCTGGGAACATAGATGTCAAGATTGAAAAGGTGCAATCTGGACTCAGTATCGGGATCGGTGAGGGAGTTGTGGCGACTGGTTCTTCCACGGCGTGGGTATGGAAGGTCATGGGAGCCACCAAGAACGGGACGAGCAAAATGGGGACCATTGTCAGGAAGAGCAAGGTCGTTGTAGAAGGCATAGTCGTAGACTCTGTCCCATTCGTTAAGGGTACCGGTCCCTGTCCCTCGAAGCGTCGCTAACTCTTCTTCCCTCAACTTCCTAAGTGTCTCCGGTGTTTCACTTGGTAGGTATGCCTGAATTAAGCCAACAAAATTGCAATaataattaacataatattaTAGGTGAAAATTCGTGTCGAGTTAATCTTTGTGTAAAGTTGATATACTAAAACTAGGGCTGGCAATTTATTTATGTGATGACttataataaatgaataattattaaattagttggttaatttagtaatttagagtattaattttttattttttattttattaaaatgtataaaatttaaaataattgaattttatatttatttaaaaaaatttgatatttctgCGAGTAGAGTAAGGTAGGATAGAGTTTAGAGTTTTAGGGAGCGGGTAGAGTTAGAGTTGAGAGATTCTTAACCGGGTAGAGTAgagttttaataaaatttttaacccTACCATACCTATTGCCAGCCCTAATTAAAACTGTTATATAATTTGATAAGTGCGATTAAGGCTATTttggataaataatttaaataagtttcttttgaaaaaatagtttaaataataaatgattatattaaagattgtttgacaaattttaaaagtaatttttttgagcttttgacttataaaaagtagtagtattaatatctggtacaatttttaaaacaaaattgcGGGTTTATAAAAAACTATTTAAgaacttataaaaaaattttaaaaaaataatttctctcataatactactattttttatcatatttttataaaataaacacttttaaaactaaaaattcaaacacaaaataacttatttataaactatttttaaaccTCTTTGTCTTTCGAAATAATTTTCAGAatcatttagaatttttttaataattaattaacaacttttatatattataacgAAACCCAAACTTATCACAATATTATATAACCCAACAATTCATTATACTCGAATTTACAGATTTACCCCAAATCCTAAAACCTTATCTTTTCAACTGGGTCAGAAGATTGCGAGAAAGGAGCCACTCAAATGAAATGTTTGTTTGGTCTCATTNNNNNNNNNNNNNNNNNNNNNNNNNNNNNNNNNNNNNNNNNNNNNNNNNNNNNNNNNNNNNNNNNNNNNNNNNNNNNNNNNNNNNNNNNNNNNNNNNNNNNNNNNNNNNNNNNNNNNNNNNNNNNNNNNNNNNNNNNNNNNNNNNNNNNNNNNNNNNNNNNNNNNNNNNNNNNNNNNNNNNNNNNNNNNNNNNNNNNNNNNNNNNNNNNNNNNNNNNNNNNNNNNNNNNNNNNNNNNNNNNNNNNNNNNNNNNNNNNNNNNNNNNNNNNNNNNNNNNNNNNNNNNNNNNNNNNNNNNNNNNNNNNNNNNNNNNNNNNNNNNNNNNNNNNNNNNNNNNNNNNNNNNNNNNNNNNNNNNNNNNNNNNNNNNNNNNNNNNNNNNNNNNNNNNNNNNNNNNNNNNNNNNNNNNNNNNNNNNNNNNNNNNNNNNNNNNNNNNNNNNNNNNNNNNNNNNNNNNNNNNNNNNNNNNNNNNNNNNNNNNNNNNNNNNNNNNNNNNNNNNNNNNNNNNNNNNNNNNNNNNNNNNNNNNNNNNNNNNNNNNNNNNNNNNNNNNNNNNNNNNNNNNNNNNNNNNNNNNNNNNNNNNNNNNNNNNNNNNNNNNNNNNNNNNNNNNNNNNNNNNNNNNNNNNNNNNNNNNNNNNNNNNNNNNNNNNNNNNNNNNNNNNNNNNNNNNNNNNNNNNNNNNNNNNNNNNNNNNNNNNNNNNNNNNNNNNNNNNNNNNNNNNNNNNNNNNNNNNNNNNNNNNNNNNNNNNNNNNNNNNNNNNNNNNNNNNNNNNNNNNNNNNNNNNNNNNNNNNNNNNNNNNNNNNNNNNNNNNNNNNNNNNattttgtattaaaattaatcaataaaaattcaatagaaataaaaatataagtttatattataaaaataatatatatatatataattttacataaaaattggtataaatatattttttttcatagttAATGCACCGAGTTATTTGTtctcctattttttttttagtttttcacgATATCCCTTAATCCAGCAGGTCAAGAATTAATCTGACGCGatactgagctccatttaagggatTTATTACCCGTTTTTCTTGCCAGAGATGTTTGGTTAGTTTAGgtttaatttagaaaaaaaacaatactagaaaaaaaatttaaaacatgtTGCAAAAAGAAGTGACAGggaaaaaatttaacaaaagacaaataaaataaaataaactaaaagaagTGGGTGTAAGACAGTAAGAGcaagataaatatatataaaagtaagTGCACGGcacatataattatataaatattattgaaaaaattttaaatgtatcAATCAACGGCTAATATTTACTTAAACGTTTATATTTAAAAGCtttttaatactattattttgaTAAGGTATTATATGTGATCCATAATAGTGGTTGAGTAACATCATTattgagaatatatatataggataagaagaagaatgaaatattaaaaatgtgaTGTTTTGAAGAGTGAAATGGGAATGACCTTATTAGAGAAGAAGACACGGTCGTAGGTGTAACGATGAGCAGGGTATATCCAAGAATTGCAGGGAAAATGGAGAGAGCCATGGCCAGGAATGTCTTCAATGGTGATTGTCTTTAGATAAAACTGGCTATGGTGATTGTTCCTTACTATGATTGCCCCTGGCACCCCAATGCTCTCGTCCCAATCGAATTTCACCCCAAATTCTGTCTCTTTTGCTCCTGTCAATGATGTTATTTTTGAAACCCACCTCTCCAAGTATGCCACTTTCCCATGCTTTCCTCTATTCCCCTTCACTGTATatcattaattaaattgttaCTTATAAGCTTCAGTCATCTCACACCCAAATGCAAGGAATAAAGTGATAacataaaacaaataatttttatttaggtGAAAACTCATGTGCAGTTATTTTTACATGaaattgataattgagaattattagataaaaatttagtcaaatcagttaaatcatctaacaacttccaattatcaatttcGCGTAAAGTCCATTCCACACGAGTTTTCACCTTTTATTTATGGTATGATAGTGAGATCCAAGTCAAACAAGACAGAGAGAGATAAAAATTCTTTTCTTGTGGAGTTGGCAAGTTTGAGGAATGAGAGGAAGCTAAGTTATGATAACCTGGATCAGGAGTGAGAGAACTAACAAGCTGAAGAGAGACACCGTTGCCCATCAACTCATGGATTCGATCAAGAACGTTGGATTTGATGTCATGGAAATCCAGCACCCCTTTCTTCATCAACACCACCTTCCCTCTTACACtagtcttcttcttctccttgctGCTGCTACCACCCACACCGTTCTGCTGCTTGTGATTCTCCATGCCTTAGCTTCTTCCTTCTTACCGTTTCATACACTTCTGGATCGGAGTATTGCTTTGCTTTGCCCTTgcttctcttccttctcttctcttgCTTGTCTTCACACAATTGGTTAAATAAATAATCACATACATGAGTGgtcctttttttttgtaatataatGTGGCGTCACATTTGGTGGGGACCCATATGCTTTTGTATGTATTATACTATTATAGTATTGTTATTTGTTATTACACCTCTTTTAATACTAAATATTATTCCTTAATTTTATCAGTAGATAATTAAAGGACCTGATTCTTCTAAAGCAACCATTGGCTTGGGGCTACCTATCTCACGTTCTTCTAAAGCTACAtgtttttctattactatttaATTCTGCATATCTTTCCCACACATATAAAATCTTATATtcatgtttacttttattgctaTCTGTTTTCATGTTTTCTGGACCAAACATGAACTAATTCTTCGCGAATCTAAATTTGttgactaataaattattatatatataaaataaaatttaaattcttaacATTTATTTAAGTAGATAAATAAGTTGATCacttaattatatattagtaTATATTGACTACAACTGATTTAGGtatcaattttaattatgttCATGTTTATTTTCAAACTATTTTCACAATCTTACAATTATCTTGAATCAACACattaaaaagatatatcatCAAATTTGTGGGGAAAAAAATATATGACTAATTGTTTCCCATCTATCAACATTATGCTTAGATATTTACATTCAGTTTCACAtgttataatatatattgatgacTATTGGGTCTCTTTCATCCACATAATCCATATGTTTCATTCACATGCATCATGGCTAGGTCAAAGAAGGTATGGAATTAGCAAAAATAATGTTCTCCATGTGCTATATATTCTCCAGTCAATTATTGGTCGTTTTAGAATTATTAGTATTACATATACACCataagaaaattaaactttgtaaaaaaaacttttactgaaatttaattttgttacaaattaaagtttcttatttaatattatttattaattatcactAAAATNNNNNNNNNNNNNNNNNNNNNNNNNNNNNNNNNNNNNNNNNNNNNNNNNNNNNNNNNNNNNNNNNNNNNNNNNNNNNNNNNNNNNNNNNNNNNNNNNNNNNNNNNNNNNNNNNNNNNNNNNNGAGTTGTTAccaaaaaaactaaatattattattatatattaatatataacttAGCTATCAAAGAATTACATAGATTTGCAAGTTGCAAACTAAAGACAAATATATTAGATTGACGAGTGATATGTACAAATAACAATACAATTATATAGATTTCAAAGTTGTAATAATACTAAATACTCAAATATTTCTGATAGTGTTATCCTTCTATGATGGCTAGAAGCCTAGACTTTTCTGCTTTAGTAGTTAACAACAACCAGCTAGCATGGGCcctttaatttgtatattttaaacatAACCTAGTTATTAGTAGGGTTCCTTCTGGTTGCTGTTATTTCATATATATGTAAACATGTTACATATTACATATATCATTGAGGATTttgatcctctaaagtttgaattttattttagagaataaaatataatttttcgttattgattttatatgtgggactaagaataaatataaaagaaaaactatTCAAGGGTAGAATATCGcactttattctctaaaatgaaattcaaactttagaagatCTAAATCCTAtcactaatataatattaaaccCTACTTTAGTCTTTAAGATTGACGAATTGtactaatttagtttttaattttttaattgttatactttgatcatttaaatttaaaaaaagtataccaataatataatttttcgtATATTTTATATCGTCAAAGTTTAACACCATTAATGATCTAGCACAAGCTTTGTCACGCTAAACATATTAAAATGATGTTATTTGAGGATTTGAATAATACTAAAACATTACATCTTTCCTTTTTAACAATACTAATTGTTTAAATCGCTAAAATACATACGATGTTATTTTAATAGGCAATGTTAAgtaattaatgatttttttgaataacaTGAACAATCACCAATCATATAAAAATACACTAAACCTCCAAATTATCcacttaaatcttaatattagaataaggAAAAGTATGTGGAACCAAAAGGTTATCagccaaaaactaaacaaaatcacattaatttgtattaataattaattttaatttttttaaattttgaaatttaaaaaatttaaaattgattaagtaaacctaattaaaacctataaaaacgtttctcttctctctcatattaaCCTACTCACCTTCAACAATCACACATACAGATCTCTCTCACCGTCAGACCCTCTCTACTTTCCCACCGCGATGCACTCCTCTTCTATCACCGACATCTAGCTCGTCGGATTCGCCACCGTCGACAAGAACAACCGCCTTTGCCGTCTCTGTCTCCGTCTCCGATCGCCGCAGTTTCTTCCTCTCCGTTGTCCTTCCCTCATCCTCCTCCAACTTCTCCGATCGAATCCGCTGGAAAACTCTCTGGGATCTGAAATTGGAACCTGAATCCGCCGCGGCACATGAACCATTGTCCGTACACGTATCCGTTACAGCTCGATCCGTTATTAGTTGATTGTGTCGGTGCTCTGCTTGAGGTTCGGAGTGGGAGGTGCGGACGTGCGGTGATCGGAGGCGGTCGGGCAGACTGGGCCAGGAGGGCGGCAATGATAGTGTTGAAGAGAGCAAAGACAAAGAGAGGGCTGCGGCGCGTGAGGATCCAGGAGAGTAGAAAGAGAGCACTATGCATGCCTAGTTGATCTTTTTGGAaagaaatgtaaaaaaaaacattcatttaatatgaaaaaaaatcctaataattaacaaaagaaatattcagttatattttagtaaaaataattaaatatctataacatttaaaaaaatataaaattcttaaaaaaatagagacattcacatttataatacaaaaaaattcaaaaaatatataaaagaacatccatttagtatgaaaaagaaacattctgatacttagtagaagaaacatccatatatattaactcgtaaaaattttgaattcaccCCAAAAGTATTTGGCTGATTTTTGGCTAATAC encodes the following:
- the LOC107466956 gene encoding thermospermine synthase ACAULIS5-like — its product is MGEVALSNGQSHSMNGYRKSCWYEEEIEDNLRWCFALNSILHTGTSQYQDIALLDTKPFGKALVIDGKLQSAETDEFIYHECLVHPPLLHHPNPKNVFIMGGGEGSTARELLRHNTIDTVIMCDIDEEVVDFCKSYLVANREAFHDPRLKVIINDARAELESREERYDVIIGDLADPIDGGPCYKLYTKSFYDCTVKPRLKQGGIFVTQAGPAGIFSHTEVFSSIYNTLRQVFKYVVPYSAHIPSYADIWGWVMASDSPIDLSVEELDNRMRQRIKGENRYLDGRTFSSASTLSKVVRKSLDNETHVYTEEAARFIHGHGKQA
- the LOC107466861 gene encoding linoleate 9S-lipoxygenase 5 (The sequence of the model RefSeq protein was modified relative to this genomic sequence to represent the inferred CDS: added 471 bases not found in genome assembly), producing MENHKQQNGVGGSSSKEKKKTSVRGKVVLMKKGVLDFHDIKSNVLDRIHELMGNGVSLQLVSSLTPDPVKGNRGKHGKVAYLERWVSKITSLTGAKETEFGVKFDWDESIGVPGAIIVRNNHHSQFYLKTITIEDIPGHGSLHFPCNSWIYPAHRYTYDRVFFSNKAYLPSETPETLRKLREEELATLRGTGTGTLNEWDRVYDYAFYNDLALPDNGPHFARPVLGGSHDLPYPRRGRTSRHNSLTDPDTESRLHLFNLDIYVPRDERFGHLKFSDFLAYSLKSIAQVLLPEIRSLCDKTINEFDTFQDVLDIYEGSLKLPSPGVASQLRNLIPYELFRELVRNDGERFLKFPVPDVIKASKTAWRTDEEFAREMLAGVNPVIIRRLQEFPPVSKLDPEIYGDQNSTIKAKHLENSLDGLTIDEALENKKLYILDHHDALMPYLTRINSTTTKTYATRTLLFLQNDGTLKPLAIELSLPHPQGDQHGAVSKVFTPQKEGVPATVWQLAKAYVAVNDSGYHQLVSHWLFTHAVIEPFIIATNRQLSVLHPIHKLLQPHFRDTMHINALARHTLINAGGVLERTVFPGKFALEMSAVIYKSWVFTEQALPADLLKRGMAVPDSSSPHGLKLMIEDYPFAVDGLEIWDAIETWVTEYCNFYYKSDEMVENDTEVQSWWKEVRYKGHGDLKDRSWWPEMKTKDELIQSCTTIIWIASAYHAAVNFGQYPYAGYLPNRPTVSRRFMPEPGTPEYKELESDPDLAFLKTITAQFQTLLGVSLIEVLSRHSTEEVYLGQRENPYWTCDAEPLAAFERFKQKLIEIENNIMERNKDKRLKNRNGPVQMPYTLLYPNTSDYSREGGLTGKGIPNSVSI